The nucleotide window TTTGTAACATTAAAGGCGACTGACATAAAGAGGGACTGTATCGTAAAgcacttaattttaattaatttttcatggtAGGCTCGCATTTGAGTGAATTGTCTTTGCCGAAGCGATTGCTTCGTTTCTTAGAGAGCTTCCTTTTCTTCCTTGTTGTCAATTTCATCCTGTGAATTTGTCAATTAAACGTGATGGTTCAAACATTGAAATAGGTACGTATTAAAATAGGAAACTAATATAGAACACAACCGATATCAGTGATGTGGCCTTTCGCAACCTGTCTGGCTTTGACATCTGTCttcatcaataattttgacttAGCAAAGTTTAATTAATGAAAgggcgaagaaaaaaaattaatggaatgtTTCATAATCAATTTACACAAGATTAACACAACttgaaatttcgggaaaaaaagagaaaaaaagagaagaagaaaataggacaatttttgtgattaaaagtaaagtaaattcaggaagaaactttggaatgctcAATAACtcttcagtaaaaaaaattaaacatcgaAAAAAGGTATGAAAGACGTACAGAAGTGTCTAATCATGAGTAGCTGTGCAGGAATTTTTAATCCCGCAACGGCAATAGAAGAGACCGAATCATtcgtttgaattattttttaaagtcatcTGAGCAAAAGTATTCGAGAAAAAATGGGTATACAGCATAATTTCGtttcaataaattaatttaaacaacACAATTTCATCTGGAATTGAAGAaattatcaaaaagaaattacGGACAAATTTTCAATGTGGAAGAAATATTAGAATCCAGACACGcacattttggaggaaagaaaaatttacgGGACGTTTCATATTGATCATTAATATCACAAGCTTTCCAgcgatttaaaatgaaaatgccttcgtaaaaaaaaatgcgcGGTGCACATAATAAAAAATATCCTAATTCAGATGAGATTCCACAGTCAATAACTGAGACTAATTTCTTGAGATGTTCGTAAAAATAACAATAACCTAACTTTCTTATCTAAATTAGAGTTCACAGGGCTTTTTCAGACTACAGAATAAAACCTGCTAACCAAAAGCTAAAAACACAATGTCTTTTCACATTAGAGTCAGCTAAATTACACTTGAGACCAAAAGAAAGgcatcaaaaattaaaaggttCAAATCCAAAGGAAAAAGGCGACATGGCTGATCCAACTCCTATTTTGCATCCTTAATaagaagattttaaaattataaaacctGATCGAGAGTATTTTCGTCAACTTGGCACCATTCGTTTAGTGTTCTTAACTACTTGGCACCAGAAAAAAATGGTTTCTTACTTGCTTACTATCACCTTACACTTAATCTCAAACATTCCTTAATTTATTGCTTATTTTTGTGTGCGCCCATGACGGTTCAACAGGAACAAATTTAGTTTTTACGTCTATCCATCAACATTTTACTTACGACTAATATTCTCAAAAACTATAACTAGGATATCGTAACTCGAGAGATTTAGAAAACTAGAGTATTTACATAATAATGAGGAAAAGAGCCCGAGGCTTGAGCTACTAGAAAAATAACCTTCTTACCTACGTCTAAAATGAGAGAACATCAACGAAATATcacaatttttgggcaaaagcACCCGACATGAAGTTACTGGTACCTTAACAACAGCTAGTATGATTACAGCTCACATTGGGTTTAGTGAGGGCTCAGAGGTGAAATACGGATCGACGCACTTGGTATACCACACTTTAGTTCGGTAGTAAATCTAGGAGGACAGTATTGGTAAAACATAATGATTGATATAATTCACTCTTCATGTATCAATGTGAATTATTAGACGACTACTCAGCATGATAAAAGTACTtagctcaataaaaaaaaataaaaaaaaaacttaaggaaaaaaggatttttttgaCTTATCATGTCTATCAAATACACTCTATACTTAAGGAACTTAAGTAAGAGTACActtaaggaaaaaaatcattatttttaatttgacaaatttaaaaaaaaaattataagaagtcaattaaaaaattcctaCTTTCAATCTATTGTCCGCCCCCCCCCATAATTCACACCCTAAATTTCACCCTGAGCCCAAACCCCGGCGAAGACCCGAACCTCTCAAACCCTGAAGGGTCGGTTCTCACTGAGCTCGCTCTCCAACTTACTGATCTCATTATACACCATCTCCTGCATCTTGATGCGCACCAGGAGCTTCCTGGACCGGGGAAGGATCTTGATGTCCGGCAAAAGACTCCTCAGGAACAGGAAGTCATCGTCATCCGGCTCGCAGATCTCCTTCTCTACAGACCTCCTCTCGAGCTCCACAGACCTCCTCTCGACCTCCACAGCCGACCTCTGCCTCTCGATCTCCAGCATCTGCGAACTGTACGTCCTCTCCAACCGTGGCCGCTTTCGCCTCCCTGCAGGGTCGGCGACGTTCGCGATCTCCGCGAGGGTGTGGAGTCCGGAAACCGGAAGCAGGGAGACCTCCGTCTGGCAGCCATGCTCTGGGAGTTCTGGAGAGTCTGGTTCAGGCACCTCCGCGATCTGCTGTTCGCGTGGGGTGAGGAGTTTGACCACAGGGTCGGGTTCGGAGTTTGCGGGGGAGCTGGAGCGGTCGGTGAGGTCCTGGGGGTACTCGTCGTCCGGGTAGACGGCGATTGGTTCCTTGGTTTTGGGTTTGATGTAGtagctgagcatggagtctTTGAGGAAGTGGAGCATGTCGTAGTAGGGCCACGTGGAGACCTGGTGCGAGGAGATGTTGAGGTTAATCGTTGTGTCGCCCGGTTTGTGGCCGTACATCTTCTTCAGCTCAGTTCGGTAGTAGTCGCGCAGgcctttccattttttcttcacgCTGTGGCCTGGAACACAAGGATTTTGGTCGTTAGTAACTGGGAGGATGATGGAGGATCTCAAGTgggggtccaaaaattttggggctgaagaaaaaatatttttgtgctaAGAAGTCGGTCCTCCCGTAGGGGTTGTAAACTGTGGTTTCTTCTTGCGAAATGAAATTCAAGC belongs to Bemisia tabaci chromosome 6, PGI_BMITA_v3 and includes:
- the LOC109038518 gene encoding uncharacterized protein, which produces MCDTRGRYPGVSRRVLVRMINCERLIAEVYKREPLWNSYNVLHRSAVATSNLWGEVAEILGSDSHSVKKKWKGLRDYYRTELKKMYGHKPGDTTINLNISSHQVSTWPYYDMLHFLKDSMLSYYIKPKTKEPIAVYPDDEYPQDLTDRSSSPANSEPDPVVKLLTPREQQIAEVPEPDSPELPEHGCQTEVSLLPVSGLHTLAEIANVADPAGRRKRPRLERTYSSQMLEIERQRSAVEVERRSVELERRSVEKEICEPDDDDFLFLRSLLPDIKILPRSRKLLVRIKMQEMVYNEISKLESELSENRPFRV